In Zunongwangia profunda SM-A87, the following proteins share a genomic window:
- the murD gene encoding UDP-N-acetylmuramoyl-L-alanine--D-glutamate ligase, with amino-acid sequence MKKKIVILGGGESGVGTAILAKKEGYKIWLSDKGKIKEKYKNVLEHLEIDWEEEKHTESQIFDADVVMKSPGIPDTVPMIKALRAKGIPVISEIEFAAQYTSAVIVGITGSNGKTTTTKLTHHILKDGGLQVGMAGNVGDSFAKQVAETNAGYYVLELSSFQLDGIEKFRPHIAVLTNITPDHLDRYEYKFENYIEAKFRITKNQTKDDYFIYDADDEVITNWLKTNKIEAQLLPFSLERKLENGAYLENDTIIIKTENTELTMATSDLTLQGKHNTKNAMAAATVAKLLKIRKNTIRESMESFQGVEHRLEKVLKINNVQYINDSKATNVNATYYALESMEGQTVWILGGVDKGNVYDELLPLVNEKVKAIICLGVDNTKIMNSFGNCVETLIETQSMSEAVKMAYRLSEKGDTVLLSPACASFDLFENYEDRGRQFKEAVRNL; translated from the coding sequence TTGAAGAAGAAGATTGTCATACTTGGTGGGGGAGAAAGTGGTGTGGGTACTGCTATTTTGGCTAAAAAAGAAGGCTATAAGATTTGGCTTTCAGATAAAGGAAAAATAAAAGAGAAATATAAAAATGTTCTTGAACATCTTGAAATAGACTGGGAGGAAGAAAAGCATACCGAATCGCAGATTTTTGATGCCGATGTGGTAATGAAAAGTCCGGGTATTCCAGATACGGTGCCCATGATTAAAGCGCTTAGAGCAAAAGGAATTCCGGTAATTTCTGAAATAGAATTTGCTGCCCAATATACCAGTGCTGTGATTGTGGGGATCACCGGGAGTAATGGGAAAACAACGACCACAAAATTAACCCATCATATATTAAAGGATGGTGGTTTGCAGGTGGGAATGGCCGGTAATGTAGGAGATAGCTTTGCAAAACAGGTGGCCGAAACTAATGCAGGTTACTATGTGTTAGAGCTGAGTAGCTTTCAATTAGACGGAATTGAAAAATTTAGGCCACATATAGCGGTATTAACCAATATTACTCCAGATCATTTAGATCGATATGAGTATAAGTTTGAAAATTATATTGAAGCTAAGTTCAGGATTACGAAGAACCAAACTAAGGACGATTATTTTATTTATGACGCAGATGATGAGGTTATCACAAACTGGCTAAAAACCAACAAAATTGAAGCGCAGTTATTGCCATTTTCGCTGGAGAGAAAGCTGGAGAATGGCGCTTATTTAGAAAACGATACAATTATTATAAAGACAGAAAATACAGAGCTTACTATGGCTACTTCAGATTTAACATTACAAGGGAAACACAATACAAAAAATGCAATGGCGGCTGCTACTGTGGCAAAGCTTTTAAAAATAAGGAAGAATACAATCCGTGAAAGCATGGAGAGTTTTCAGGGAGTGGAGCACCGCTTGGAGAAAGTACTTAAAATTAATAATGTTCAGTATATCAACGATTCTAAAGCAACTAACGTAAATGCTACCTACTATGCTTTAGAAAGTATGGAAGGTCAAACCGTTTGGATTTTAGGCGGGGTTGATAAAGGGAATGTGTATGACGAACTTTTACCCCTGGTGAACGAAAAAGTAAAAGCAATTATCTGCCTTGGGGTAGATAATACCAAGATCATGAATTCTTTTGGGAATTGTGTAGAAACCTTGATAGAAACCCAAAGTATGAGTGAAGCGGTTAAAATGGCATATAGACTATCTGAAAAAGGAGATACGGTGTTGCTTTCTCCTGCCTGTGCAAGTTTCGATCTTTTTGAGAATTATGAAGATCGCGGAAGGCAGTTTAAAGAAGCGGTTAGAAATTTATAG
- the mraY gene encoding phospho-N-acetylmuramoyl-pentapeptide-transferase, with protein sequence MLYYLFQFLEDKYQFPGAQLFEYLSFRSAMAILLSLLISTIYGKRIINYLQTKQIGESVRELGLQGQSEKAGTPTMGGIIIIISTLIPVLLLAKLENIYVILLIITTLWMGAIGFLDDYIKTFKKDKEGLPGKFKIIGQIGLGLIVGCIMYFNDGITVKEKANPKEVISQEMMLGTNKLPEMGPEQKTLTTTIPFVKNNEFDYSRIISWINPDLAKYAWVIFIPIVIFIVTAVSNGANLTDGIDGLAAGSSAIIVLTLGIFAWVSGNIIFSDYLNIMYIPNSGEMTIYITAFAGALVGFLWYNTYPAQVFMGDTGSLTIGGIIAVLAIATRKELLIPILCGIFLVENLSVMLQVAWFKYTKKRFGEGRRIFLMSPLHHHYQKKGHHESKIVVRFWVVGIFLAILTIVTLKLR encoded by the coding sequence ATGCTTTATTATTTATTTCAATTTTTAGAAGATAAATATCAGTTCCCAGGAGCTCAGCTGTTTGAATATCTTTCATTCCGCTCGGCAATGGCTATACTTTTGTCACTGTTAATTTCTACTATCTACGGTAAAAGAATTATCAACTATTTGCAAACCAAACAAATTGGAGAAAGTGTAAGAGAACTGGGTTTACAGGGGCAAAGTGAAAAAGCTGGTACACCAACCATGGGTGGTATTATCATTATTATTTCTACTCTTATCCCCGTGTTGCTTCTCGCTAAATTAGAGAACATTTACGTGATTTTATTAATCATTACCACGCTTTGGATGGGAGCCATTGGTTTTCTGGATGATTATATAAAGACGTTTAAAAAGGATAAAGAAGGATTACCTGGTAAATTTAAAATTATAGGGCAGATAGGTTTGGGATTGATCGTGGGGTGCATTATGTATTTCAATGACGGTATTACCGTTAAAGAAAAGGCAAACCCTAAAGAAGTAATCTCTCAGGAAATGATGCTGGGAACTAACAAATTGCCAGAAATGGGACCAGAGCAAAAAACACTTACGACCACTATTCCTTTTGTTAAAAATAATGAGTTCGATTATTCTAGAATTATTTCATGGATAAATCCGGATTTGGCGAAATACGCCTGGGTTATTTTCATCCCTATTGTGATATTTATTGTAACGGCAGTTTCTAACGGCGCTAATTTAACCGATGGAATTGACGGTTTAGCTGCAGGGTCTTCCGCAATCATTGTACTGACATTGGGCATTTTTGCATGGGTTTCTGGTAATATCATTTTTTCAGATTATCTGAATATCATGTATATCCCAAATTCTGGGGAAATGACCATATATATTACGGCATTCGCCGGAGCCTTGGTTGGTTTCTTGTGGTATAATACTTATCCGGCTCAGGTTTTTATGGGAGACACTGGAAGCTTAACGATTGGTGGAATTATCGCTGTACTGGCTATTGCTACTAGAAAAGAATTATTGATCCCTATTTTATGCGGAATTTTTCTGGTAGAAAATCTATCGGTAATGCTTCAGGTAGCCTGGTTTAAATACACCAAAAAAAGATTTGGCGAAGGACGAAGGATTTTCCTGATGTCTCCTTTGCATCACCATTACCAAAAGAAAGGACATCATGAAAGTAAAATTGTTGTTCGCTTTTGGGTAGTAGGTATTTTCCTGGCTATTCTAACCATTGTGACACTTAAACTTCGATAA
- a CDS encoding UDP-N-acetylmuramoyl-L-alanyl-D-glutamate--2,6-diaminopimelate ligase has protein sequence MIILKDILYKVSMESVVGNTAVAIKNIHFDSRKVEMNDVFVAITGSVSNGHDFIEKAINQGALVIICEKLPNDIVNGVTYVQVANSKEALAYMAANFYENPSDKLKLVGVTGTNGKTTIATLLYDLFTKAGFKVGLLSTVKVMVGETFYDAERTTPDSLTINHYLAEMNEEGVEYCFMEVSSHGIDQHRTTGLVFAGGIFTNLSHDHLDYHSSFAEYRDVKKRFFDELPASAFALTNVDDKNGEVMLQNTKAKQYTYGLKNYADYKAQILENQFTGLLLKINDQEVWSRLIGSFNAYNILAIYAAAELLGLETLENLKFISELHSVNGRFQYFISPEEKITAIVDYAHTPDALKNVLDTINAIRTKNEELITVVGCGGDRDRTKRPKMGHIASALSSKVIFTSDNPRTEDADAIIEEIEKGVEPQNFNKTVSISNRKQAIKTACQMAQANDIILIAGKGHETYQEVNGQKHDFDDYKIVSEFLKQLKK, from the coding sequence TTGATAATACTTAAGGATATATTATATAAGGTAAGTATGGAATCTGTGGTAGGAAATACCGCAGTTGCGATCAAGAATATTCATTTTGACTCGAGAAAAGTTGAAATGAATGATGTTTTTGTAGCAATTACGGGTAGCGTTTCCAACGGACATGATTTTATAGAAAAAGCCATTAACCAGGGAGCTTTGGTAATTATTTGCGAAAAGCTTCCAAATGATATTGTAAATGGCGTTACTTATGTACAGGTAGCAAATTCTAAGGAAGCGCTGGCCTATATGGCAGCCAATTTCTATGAAAATCCTTCAGATAAACTAAAATTGGTTGGCGTTACCGGTACCAATGGGAAAACGACTATCGCCACTTTATTGTATGATTTATTTACCAAAGCAGGTTTTAAAGTAGGCTTACTTTCTACAGTAAAAGTAATGGTGGGCGAGACATTTTATGATGCCGAGAGAACAACACCAGATTCGTTAACCATCAATCATTATTTAGCTGAAATGAACGAAGAAGGTGTGGAATATTGCTTTATGGAAGTAAGTTCTCATGGGATTGACCAGCATCGTACCACGGGCTTAGTCTTTGCCGGAGGGATTTTTACCAATCTTAGTCATGATCATTTAGACTATCATTCCAGTTTTGCGGAATATCGCGATGTGAAAAAGCGGTTCTTTGACGAGTTACCGGCATCAGCATTTGCGTTAACAAATGTAGATGATAAGAATGGAGAGGTTATGCTTCAAAATACCAAAGCTAAGCAGTATACCTACGGGTTAAAGAATTACGCGGACTATAAAGCACAAATCCTCGAAAATCAATTTACCGGATTATTACTTAAAATCAACGATCAGGAAGTTTGGTCAAGACTAATAGGGAGTTTTAATGCTTATAATATTTTGGCGATTTACGCCGCTGCGGAATTATTAGGATTAGAAACTTTAGAAAACCTGAAATTCATCAGTGAACTCCATTCTGTTAATGGTCGTTTCCAGTACTTTATCTCTCCCGAAGAAAAAATTACGGCAATAGTGGACTATGCGCATACACCAGATGCATTAAAAAATGTACTGGACACCATTAATGCAATTAGAACCAAAAATGAAGAACTGATTACGGTTGTAGGCTGTGGAGGTGACAGGGATCGTACTAAAAGACCAAAAATGGGGCATATTGCTTCGGCATTAAGTTCCAAAGTGATTTTTACCAGTGATAATCCAAGAACTGAAGATGCAGATGCTATTATTGAAGAGATAGAAAAAGGGGTGGAGCCTCAGAATTTTAATAAAACAGTTTCAATAAGCAATAGAAAACAAGCCATTAAAACCGCTTGCCAAATGGCACAAGCCAATGATATCATATTAATCGCAGGGAAAGGTCATGAAACCTATCAGGAAGTGAACGGTCAAAAACATGATTTTGACGATTATAAGATAGTGAGTGAATTTTTAAAACAGCTAAAAAAGTAA
- a CDS encoding penicillin-binding protein → MATTEKGILNRLYFVAGCMFIFAIAVVVKLMDIQFVEGEHYKQLSEERVYRNFTIPANRGNLYDSNGSLLAASVPKYDIRFDAVTVSDKVFEENVLPLSKELAKMLGNTSSYYVHKLRTARAHNQRYVLITRGLGYSEYMKIKTFPIFNLGAYKGGLIVEQRTVREHPLGKMAERTVGYERQDEEGYFTRVGLEGAFGPYLRGTDGHRLKQKIAKGQWKPISDNNEVEPRDGYDVISTIDVNIQDIAHHALLKQLEDFEAEHGTVIVMETATGEIKAMSNLGRTDEGTYYEKRNYAVYEAHEPGSTFKLMAMVAALEDGVIDTSQIVDTENGVVRFYGRAVRDSHHGGYGKISAARAFEVSSNTAFTKMISEGYKNNPGKFVDRLDDMGVTRKIGLEIKGEGTPRIPHPDDKGWNGLSLPWMAFGYGVAVTPLQTLTFYNAIANDGEMVKPRFIKEVKEWDKTIVKMEREVMNPAICSPETAKKVREMMKNTVKRGTAANIYTPNFSMAGKTGTCQTEYWIEPGRYIASFAGYFPADNPKYSCIVVIHKPNRSKGYYGNTVAAPVFKRIAQKIYTDTPIMDELPSLEVESEAVEKDFEKYYTKVQNEKVLMPNVKGMPAMDAIPLLENLGLKVQVNGDGIVKSQSITAGQKIKSNQKVNLKLS, encoded by the coding sequence ATGGCAACCACTGAAAAAGGCATATTAAACAGATTATATTTCGTTGCAGGATGTATGTTCATCTTTGCAATAGCTGTTGTTGTGAAGCTAATGGATATCCAGTTTGTAGAAGGGGAGCATTATAAGCAGCTTTCTGAAGAACGTGTATATCGTAACTTTACCATTCCTGCAAACCGTGGTAATCTTTATGATTCTAATGGAAGCCTTTTAGCAGCTTCAGTACCTAAATATGATATTAGGTTTGATGCGGTAACAGTTTCAGATAAAGTTTTTGAAGAGAATGTGCTACCGCTTTCTAAAGAGTTAGCTAAGATGCTGGGAAATACCTCTTCTTATTACGTACATAAATTAAGAACTGCCAGAGCACACAATCAACGATACGTATTAATCACCCGCGGTCTTGGATATTCTGAATATATGAAGATCAAGACCTTTCCGATTTTTAATTTGGGAGCCTATAAGGGCGGACTCATTGTGGAGCAACGGACGGTAAGGGAACATCCTTTGGGTAAAATGGCCGAGCGTACCGTGGGTTACGAGCGTCAGGATGAGGAAGGGTATTTTACAAGAGTAGGTCTCGAGGGGGCTTTTGGACCTTATTTAAGAGGGACGGATGGTCATCGTTTAAAGCAAAAAATAGCTAAAGGACAATGGAAGCCTATTAGTGATAATAATGAAGTGGAACCTAGAGATGGCTATGACGTAATTTCTACCATCGATGTGAATATTCAGGATATTGCCCATCATGCTTTGTTAAAGCAGCTTGAAGATTTTGAAGCTGAGCATGGTACCGTGATCGTTATGGAAACCGCAACCGGCGAGATCAAAGCGATGTCCAATCTTGGTCGTACAGACGAAGGTACATATTACGAAAAAAGAAACTATGCGGTGTACGAAGCACACGAGCCTGGTTCTACATTTAAGTTAATGGCGATGGTGGCTGCCCTTGAAGATGGAGTGATCGATACGAGCCAGATTGTGGATACAGAGAATGGTGTGGTTCGTTTTTACGGGAGAGCAGTGCGGGATTCGCATCATGGAGGTTATGGTAAAATTTCTGCGGCAAGAGCTTTCGAGGTTTCTTCAAATACGGCTTTCACAAAAATGATTTCTGAAGGATATAAAAATAATCCCGGCAAATTTGTAGACCGGCTTGACGATATGGGGGTGACCCGAAAAATTGGTTTAGAAATAAAAGGGGAAGGAACTCCTCGAATTCCACATCCCGATGATAAGGGATGGAATGGTTTAAGTCTTCCCTGGATGGCGTTTGGTTATGGTGTAGCGGTTACTCCGTTACAAACCTTAACTTTTTATAATGCGATAGCCAATGATGGCGAAATGGTAAAGCCCCGTTTTATAAAAGAAGTAAAAGAGTGGGATAAAACCATTGTGAAAATGGAGCGTGAGGTGATGAATCCCGCTATCTGTTCTCCAGAGACGGCAAAGAAAGTGCGGGAAATGATGAAAAATACCGTAAAACGCGGTACAGCCGCTAATATCTACACACCAAATTTTTCGATGGCGGGAAAAACCGGTACCTGCCAAACCGAATACTGGATAGAGCCGGGAAGATATATTGCTTCTTTCGCCGGTTATTTTCCTGCCGATAATCCAAAATACTCCTGTATTGTCGTGATACATAAACCAAATCGAAGCAAGGGCTATTACGGGAACACCGTAGCAGCACCGGTTTTTAAAAGAATAGCGCAAAAAATTTATACCGATACGCCAATTATGGATGAGCTTCCTTCTTTAGAAGTAGAAAGCGAAGCGGTAGAAAAGGATTTTGAAAAATATTATACCAAGGTTCAGAACGAAAAAGTACTTATGCCCAATGTAAAAGGGATGCCGGCAATGGATGCTATTCCGCTTTTAGAGAATCTAGGTTTAAAAGTGCAGGTTAATGGTGATGGGATTGTTAAAAGTCAGTCGATCACCGCTGGACAAAAAATAAAAAGTAACCAAAAAGTAAATCTGAAATTAAGTTGA
- a CDS encoding FtsL-like putative cell division protein has protein sequence MKKGFYNILKANFLINEDAFKNWRFIVFCTVLAIIMIASSHSAERKVHQIARLHEEVLELRSEFLEGRSNLMKIKMESTVTSEMKKIGIGPSDNPPYKLRVKVSE, from the coding sequence ATGAAAAAGGGTTTTTACAATATTCTTAAAGCCAATTTTTTAATTAATGAAGACGCCTTTAAAAACTGGCGTTTTATCGTATTCTGTACTGTTTTGGCCATTATCATGATCGCCAGTTCACATAGCGCCGAGCGTAAAGTTCATCAAATTGCACGATTGCATGAAGAGGTTTTAGAATTACGAAGTGAATTTTTAGAAGGACGTTCTAATTTGATGAAAATCAAAATGGAATCTACCGTTACCAGTGAAATGAAGAAAATTGGTATTGGCCCTTCAGATAATCCACCTTATAAATTAAGAGTAAAAGTTAGCGAGTAG
- the rsmH gene encoding 16S rRNA (cytosine(1402)-N(4))-methyltransferase RsmH, producing the protein MEYHNPVLLKESVDGLNIKPDGVYVDVTFGGGGHSREILKRLGEHGKLFAFDQDTDALQNKIEDPRFTLINENFRFLKRFLRFYGVKKVDGILGDFGVSSHQFNEAERGFSTRFNAKLDMRMDQSNSLSAYQVINEYDEEQLKSLFYQYADLKNAPKLARIIVSERKNKPIENSEDLNELLKPHLFKGKENKILAQIYQAIRIEVNQEIEVLKEFLLQTEDLVEKNGRISLISYHSLEDRLVKRYIRSGLFEGEPEKDFYGNISVPFKKVGGLIVPSKQEISENNRARSAKLRIAKKL; encoded by the coding sequence ATGGAGTATCATAATCCGGTATTATTAAAAGAGTCTGTAGACGGTTTGAATATCAAACCCGATGGCGTGTATGTAGATGTTACTTTTGGTGGCGGTGGTCACTCCAGGGAAATTTTAAAAAGGCTTGGCGAGCATGGGAAGCTTTTTGCTTTCGATCAGGATACCGATGCTTTGCAAAACAAAATAGAGGATCCTCGTTTTACACTCATCAATGAGAACTTTAGGTTTCTAAAGCGATTTTTGAGGTTTTACGGTGTAAAAAAAGTAGACGGGATTTTAGGTGATTTTGGAGTTTCCTCTCATCAATTTAATGAAGCTGAACGTGGTTTTTCGACGCGCTTTAATGCAAAGTTGGATATGCGTATGGACCAAAGCAATTCGCTTAGCGCTTATCAGGTTATTAATGAATATGACGAAGAGCAATTAAAAAGCTTGTTTTATCAATATGCTGATTTAAAAAATGCTCCAAAACTAGCAAGGATTATTGTTAGTGAACGTAAAAACAAACCAATTGAAAATAGCGAGGATTTAAATGAACTTTTAAAGCCTCATTTATTTAAAGGGAAAGAAAATAAAATTTTAGCACAGATCTATCAGGCGATTCGTATAGAGGTAAATCAGGAGATAGAAGTGCTAAAAGAATTTTTACTTCAAACGGAAGACCTAGTGGAGAAAAATGGGAGAATTAGTTTGATCTCATACCACTCTTTAGAAGATCGTTTGGTAAAAAGATATATAAGAAGCGGGCTTTTTGAAGGAGAGCCAGAAAAAGATTTCTACGGAAACATCTCAGTGCCTTTTAAAAAAGTAGGAGGGTTAATTGTGCCTTCAAAACAAGAAATTAGTGAAAATAACAGAGCACGAAGTGCGAAATTAAGAATAGCGAAGAAGCTATAA
- the mraZ gene encoding division/cell wall cluster transcriptional repressor MraZ: MVNLIGTYECKVDTKGRLMVPSALKKQLMPMLQEGFVIKRAVFQHCLELYPMEEWNKLMQRMNKLNRFKKKNNDFIRRFTAGVKTVEVDGNGRLLIPKDLIGFAGITKEIVLSSAINIVEIWDKDKYEEAIEAASDDFADLAEEVMGNDDFDVDGVS; encoded by the coding sequence GTGGTAAATCTTATTGGAACATATGAGTGTAAAGTGGACACTAAGGGTAGGCTAATGGTGCCTTCAGCCCTTAAAAAACAACTTATGCCTATGCTTCAGGAAGGTTTTGTGATTAAAAGAGCTGTCTTTCAGCATTGTTTAGAGTTGTATCCCATGGAAGAGTGGAATAAACTGATGCAACGAATGAACAAACTTAATCGCTTTAAAAAGAAAAACAACGACTTTATCCGACGGTTCACAGCTGGCGTAAAAACCGTAGAGGTAGATGGGAATGGCAGGTTGCTTATCCCAAAAGACCTTATTGGTTTTGCTGGTATTACGAAAGAAATCGTATTGTCTTCGGCAATTAATATTGTAGAAATTTGGGATAAAGATAAGTACGAAGAAGCAATCGAGGCTGCAAGCGATGATTTTGCAGATTTGGCAGAAGAGGTAATGGGAAATGACGATTTCGATGTTGATGGAGTATCATAA
- a CDS encoding alpha/beta fold hydrolase: MKNNLRKEGKFTYLEIGEGTPIVILHGLMGGLSNFDGVVDYFPSKGYKVLIPELPLYSMSLLKTSVGTFAKYLKEFVDFKDLNKVILLGNSLGGHIALLTTKLYPEIVKGLVITGSSGLYENAMGESYPRRGDYDFIKKKAQNVFYDPAVATKEIVDDVYETVSDRNKLVKTLAIAKSAIRHNMAKDLPKMTTPTCIIWGKNDNVTPPEVAEDFHRLLPDSDLYWVDKCGHAAMMEHPDLFNELLCDWLTKRNF; this comes from the coding sequence ATGAAAAATAATTTAAGGAAAGAGGGAAAATTCACATATTTAGAGATAGGCGAAGGAACTCCGATAGTTATTTTACACGGACTTATGGGTGGCCTTAGTAATTTTGACGGAGTGGTAGATTATTTCCCTTCTAAAGGATACAAAGTTTTAATCCCAGAACTTCCGCTTTATTCTATGTCCCTTCTTAAAACAAGTGTTGGAACTTTCGCAAAATATTTAAAGGAGTTTGTAGATTTTAAGGATTTAAACAAAGTTATTCTGTTAGGAAATTCCCTGGGTGGGCATATCGCTCTTTTAACCACTAAACTTTATCCTGAAATTGTAAAAGGTCTTGTAATTACTGGAAGCTCTGGTCTTTACGAAAATGCCATGGGCGAAAGTTATCCACGTCGTGGTGATTACGATTTCATTAAGAAGAAGGCTCAAAATGTATTTTACGATCCTGCTGTGGCAACCAAAGAAATTGTAGATGATGTTTACGAAACTGTGAGCGATCGCAATAAACTGGTAAAGACACTGGCCATTGCTAAAAGTGCTATTAGGCATAATATGGCAAAAGATTTACCAAAAATGACAACACCTACCTGCATTATCTGGGGAAAAAACGATAATGTTACTCCACCGGAAGTCGCGGAAGATTTTCATAGACTATTACCAGACTCTGATCTGTATTGGGTAGATAAATGTGGACATGCAGCTATGATGGAACACCCAGATCTTTTTAACGAGTTATTATGTGACTGGTTAACGAAAAGAAATTTCTAA
- the yihA gene encoding ribosome biogenesis GTP-binding protein YihA/YsxC, producing the protein MKINTAEFVVSNSKVAKCPNSPLPEYAFIGRSNVGKSSLINMLTGRKNLAKTSAKPGKTQLINHFLINKNWHLVDLPGYGYAKVSKSAKKVFQKFITNYFEERKQLVCAFVLIDSRHKPQPIDMEFMQWLGEHAIPFCMIFTKADKLKPKELEKNILNYQEEMLQVWEQMPHFFVTSSTAKTGSDDILEFIENLNNEVTE; encoded by the coding sequence ATGAAGATTAACACTGCTGAATTTGTAGTTAGCAACTCGAAAGTTGCTAAGTGCCCCAACAGCCCATTACCGGAATATGCTTTTATTGGCCGTAGTAATGTGGGGAAATCTTCATTAATCAATATGCTTACCGGCCGGAAGAATCTGGCAAAAACCTCGGCAAAACCGGGGAAAACCCAGCTTATCAATCATTTTTTGATCAATAAAAACTGGCACCTCGTTGATCTACCGGGGTATGGGTATGCAAAAGTTTCTAAATCTGCGAAAAAGGTTTTTCAGAAATTTATCACTAATTATTTCGAAGAACGCAAACAACTGGTCTGCGCTTTTGTATTGATTGACAGTCGCCATAAACCACAACCAATAGATATGGAATTCATGCAATGGCTAGGCGAACACGCGATCCCGTTTTGTATGATTTTCACCAAGGCCGATAAGCTAAAGCCTAAAGAACTTGAAAAAAATATCCTAAATTATCAGGAAGAAATGCTTCAGGTTTGGGAACAAATGCCACACTTTTTTGTAACCTCGTCTACCGCTAAAACAGGTAGCGACGACATTCTGGAATTTATTGAAAACCTGAATAATGAGGTTACCGAGTAA
- the gldC gene encoding gliding motility protein GldC yields MAAFKKSDINIEVVTDENKVPEEIYWSAEDGNIYKEEAKALMLSVWDSKSQETLRIDLWTKEMPVDEMKKFFHQTLVSMKETYYRATQDDKMADTMGDFCDYFAEKLDIAKK; encoded by the coding sequence ATGGCAGCTTTTAAAAAATCTGATATAAATATTGAAGTGGTAACCGATGAAAATAAGGTTCCTGAAGAAATTTATTGGAGTGCCGAAGATGGAAATATTTATAAAGAAGAAGCAAAAGCTTTAATGCTTTCTGTTTGGGATAGCAAGTCTCAGGAAACTTTAAGAATCGACCTTTGGACAAAAGAAATGCCGGTAGATGAAATGAAAAAATTCTTTCATCAAACTTTAGTTTCTATGAAGGAAACCTACTATCGAGCAACTCAGGATGATAAAATGGCTGATACTATGGGCGATTTTTGTGACTATTTCGCTGAGAAATTAGATATCGCCAAAAAATAA
- the gldB gene encoding gliding motility lipoprotein GldB, translating to MMKRILFAFFLFLSLISCNSASKREEEIAKVNVDFKTIRFDKLFAEASPKQLPRLKEEFPYLFPEQFPDSVWIHKMKDTIQLEINREVEKKYPDFSESEDEFYALFQHIKFYFPDFEVPDVITVTSEVDYKNKTIYTGDYLFVSLDTYLGEDHKFYIGIVEYFKRNFTKDQIVPDAANSIAEKYVPRAKSRTFLANMIYYGKLLYLKDIWLPKLSNWRKIGYTKEQWQFAEANEEMIWRYFVDNELIFDTDSNLAPRFLYPAPFSKFYLSLDAETPDRLGQYIGWQMVKSYMGRNEVSIEQMLQADAETIFNNANYKPKK from the coding sequence ATGATGAAGAGAATTTTATTTGCCTTTTTTTTATTTCTTAGCCTGATTTCGTGCAATTCTGCATCAAAACGAGAGGAGGAAATAGCGAAAGTAAACGTAGATTTTAAAACTATAAGATTCGATAAGCTTTTTGCTGAAGCTTCGCCAAAGCAACTGCCACGGTTAAAAGAAGAATTTCCCTACCTGTTTCCAGAACAGTTTCCTGATAGCGTATGGATTCATAAAATGAAAGATACCATTCAACTTGAGATTAACAGGGAAGTCGAAAAAAAATATCCCGATTTTAGTGAATCTGAAGATGAGTTTTATGCTCTTTTTCAGCATATAAAATTTTACTTTCCAGATTTTGAAGTGCCTGATGTGATTACGGTAACTTCAGAGGTTGATTATAAAAATAAAACAATTTATACCGGAGATTATCTTTTTGTTTCGTTGGATACCTATCTGGGTGAAGATCACAAATTTTATATTGGGATAGTAGAATATTTTAAACGGAACTTTACCAAAGACCAAATTGTGCCGGATGCAGCCAATAGTATAGCTGAAAAATATGTGCCGCGTGCAAAATCAAGGACTTTTTTAGCGAATATGATCTACTATGGAAAATTACTTTATCTTAAAGATATATGGCTTCCTAAGTTATCTAATTGGCGAAAAATTGGATATACAAAAGAACAGTGGCAATTTGCCGAAGCAAATGAAGAAATGATCTGGCGATATTTTGTGGATAATGAGCTTATTTTTGATACCGATTCTAATTTAGCTCCCCGGTTTTTATATCCCGCACCATTTTCTAAATTTTATTTGTCATTAGATGCCGAAACTCCCGACAGACTGGGACAGTATATTGGCTGGCAGATGGTGAAATCGTATATGGGTAGAAATGAGGTTTCTATTGAACAAATGCTACAGGCCGATGCCGAAACAATTTTTAATAACGCAAACTATAAACCAAAGAAATAA